TTCCAGGAGCCTTTCGGCCGCGTCCTCGCGGCGGTTCAGGACGACGTCCTCGATGCGGTCCCGCAGCTCGGGGTCGATCGAGTCGTAGGGCACCAGCGCGCCGGCGTTGACGATGCCCATGTCCAGGCCGGCCTTGATGGCGTGGTACAGGAACACCGCGTGGATCGCCTCGCGGACGGGGTTGTTGCCGCGGAACGAGAACGAGACGTTCGAGATGCCGCCGGAGATGTGCACCCCGGGAAGGTTCTCTTTGATCCAGGCGCAGGCCTCGATGAAGTCGATCCCGTAGGTCGCGTGCTCCTCGATACCGGTCGCCAACGCGAAGCAGTTCGGGTCGAAGATGATGTCCTCGGCCGGGAAGCCGACCTCTTCGGTCAGGATCCGGTAGGCGCGTCCGCAGATCTCCTTGCGGCGCTCCAGGTTGTCGGCCTGACCCTGTTCATCGAAGGCCATCACGACGACGGCGGCGCCGTACTTGCGGCACAGCCGTGCCTCCCGGATGAACTTCTCCTCGCCCTCCTTCATGGAGATCGAGTTGACGATCGGCTTGCCCTGCACGTTCTTCAGGCCCGCCTCGATGACCTCCCACTTGGACGAGTCGATCATCACCGGGACGCGGCTGATGTCCGGCTCGGCGGCGATCAGCTTGGTGAACCGGTCCATCGCGGCGACGCCGTCGATCATGCCTTCGTCCATGTTGATGTCGATGACCTGCGCACCGACCTCGACTTGCTGCAGGGCGACCGACAGCGCGGAGTCGTAGTCCTCGGCCTTGATCAGGTTGCGGAACCGGGCGGAGCCGGTGATGTTGGTGCGCTCGCCGATGTTCACGAACAGGGAGTCGTCGGTGATGTTGAGCGGTTCCAGCCCCGAAAGCCGGGTGGCCACCGGGATATCTGGCAGCACCCGCGGCGGTTTGCCCTCGACGACCTTGGCGATCTCGGCGATGTGCGGCGGCGCCGTTCCGCAGCACCCACCGACCAGGTTGACCAGGCCGGCCTCGGCGAAGTCGGCGATATAGCTCGCCTGACGCTCGGGGGACTCGTCGTACTCGCCGAAGGCGTTGGGCAGGCCGGCGTTCGGGTAGCAGGAGACGTAAGTGTCCGCGATGCGCGACATCTCGGCGATGTAGGGCCTCATCTCCGGTGCGCCCAGGGCACAGTTGAGGCCGACCGCGAGCGGTCGCGCGTGTCTGATCGCGTTCCAGAACGCTTCGGTGACCTGACCGGACAGCGTCCGCCCGGAAGCATCGGTGATGGTGCCCGAGATGATCACCGGCCAGCGTCGGCCGCGGTCCTCGAACAGCGTCTCGACGGCGAACACCGCCGCCTTCGCGTTCAGCGAGTCGAAGATCGTCTCGATGATGAGCAGGTCGGCACCGCCGTCGACCAGGCCGTTGGCGGCTTCGAGGTAGGCGGCCACCAGCTGGTCGTAGGAGACGTTGCGGGCGCCGGGGTCGTTGACGTCGGGCGAGATCGACGCGGTCCGGGTCGTCGGTCCGATGGCGCCGGCGACGTAGCGGGGCTTCTCCGGGGTGCTGTACTCGTCGGCGGCCGCCCGCGCCAGGGCGGCGCCCGCGTAGTTGAGCTCGTAGGCCAGCTCGTGCATGTCGTAGTCGGAGAGCGAGACCGCGTTCGCGTTGAACGTGTTGGTCTCCAGGATGTCGGCCCCCGCCTCGAGGTACTCGCGGTGGATTCCCTCGATGATCTGCGGCTGGGTCAGGTTGAGCAGGTCGTTGTTGCCCTGAAGGGCGGTCGGCCACTCGATGAACCGCTCGCCGCGGTAACCGGCCTCGTCCGGCCGGTCCCGCTGGATCGCCGTGCCCATCGCGCCGTCGATCACCATGATCCGCTGGCGCAGAGCAGCCTTCAGTTCGTCGGTGCAGTCCGGGCGGATGTTCGGCACGAAGGTGTCCGACCCAGAAGCGGTCTCAGCGGCGTTGTTCGAGGCGTTCACGCACGTTCCTTCCGTAGCGGAAGGCGTCCTTAACTCTGCCGAGCGTGGCGGATACCGGCGGGGACCGGAGAACCGTTGCAACGCCTCTCGACCAGAAAAGTCTACGTCGTCATCCGACGTCTGGACGCCCAGCTCGACCCGATCCGCTTGGGATTTCGGCGCCCTTGAGCACCAGCTCGCGGATCTTGTCGGCAATGTCTTTAGTTACCCAAGTTAACCAGATTGCAGCCGAACGTGTTTCGTATCGACCGCGTCGACGCCGGTTGTTGACGTCGCCCGGAGCTCCGTGTCGTAGTCGTCTTCACGCGCAGCAGTCACGCCTTAAGGATAGTCGACCTATGCGAATGCCCTGGTGCACTGGCTGGCCGCGCGGCTGGGGGCCGTCGCCGAGCGGGCAGGCCTTACGCTGATTCTGTGACTCCGCCTGATCGTGGCCCGGAAGCCTCTGCGCTGCCCGAACTGCACAACACGATCGTCGTCGCGGCGTTTGAGGGCTGGAATGACGCCGGTGACGCGGCCAGCGACGCGCTGGAGCACCTGGATGCCATCTGGGAAGCCCATCCGATCGTGGAGATCGATGACGAGGCGTACTACGACTACCAGGTGAACCGCCCGGTTATCCGTCAAGTCGACGGGGTTACCCGCGAACTGGTGTGGCCGGCGATGCGGATCACCCACTGTCGGCCACCCGGCAGCGACCGCGACATCGTGTTGATGCACGGGGTGGAGCCCAACATGCGCTGGCGCACGTTTTGTGCCGAGCTGGTGGCGATTGCCGACAAGCTCAACGTCGACACGGTCGTGATCCTCGGCGCACTGCTGGCCGACACACCGCACACGCGACCGGTGCCGGTCTCGGGCGCGGCCTACTCCCCCGAGTCCGCGCAGCGTTTCGGCCTGCAGGAGACCCGCTACGAGGGTCCGACCGGTATCGCCGGGGTATTCCAGGACGCCTGCGTGGCCGCCGGGATCCCGGCGGTGACGTTCTGGGCCGCGGTGCCGCACTACGTGTCGCACCCGCCGAACCCGAAAGCGACGGTGGCACTGCTGCGCCGCGTCGAAGACGTGCTCGACATCGAGGTTCCGTTGGAGGATTTGCCCGCCCAGGCCGAGGAGTGGGAGCAGGCGGTCACCGAGATGGCCACCGAGGACGAGGACCTGGCCGAATACGTGCAGTCGCTGGAGCAACGCGGCGACGCGGAGGTCGACGTGAACGAGGCCCTGGGCAACATCGACGGCGACGCGCTGGCGGCCGAGTTCGAGCGCTACCTGCGCCGCCGCCGTCCGGGCTTCGGGAAGTAACGGACCGGATCGTCCTGTTGCCGTCCTGGGCCGACTACGAAAAGATCGCTGGCAAACCAACCGGATTTACAGACCCCGGTCTAGGCGATTCGGGGCGCCCCCGCGGGTTGGGCCAACGACGACGATCGGACCGCCATGACCGCCCTGCCTGACACGCCCGAGCCGGACCCGTCCCCGCCGGCGGTCCCCAACGAGGAGGCCGGTTATCACAAGGGGCTCAAGCCCCGCCAACTTCAGATGATCGCGATCGGTGGCGCGATCGGTACCGGCCTGTTCCTCGGCGCCGGCGGCCGGCTGGTCAAGGCCGGGCCCGGGTTGTTCCTGGTGTACGGGATGTGCGGAATATTCGTCTTCTTCATGCTGCGCGCATTGGGCGAGCTGGTGCTGCATCGTCCGTCGTCGGGCTCGTTTGTTTCCTACGCCCGTGAATTCTTCGGCGAGAAAGCCGCCTTCGTGGTCGGCTGGATGTATTTCCTGAACTGGGCCATGACCTCGATCGTCGACACCACCGCAATCGCCACCTACCTGCACCATTGGACGGCCTTCGGCGCGATCCCACAGTGGGTTCTTGCGCTCATTGCCCTGGTGGTGGTGCTGTCGATGAACATGATCTCCGTCGCGTGGTTCGGCGAGCTGGAGTTTTGGGCGGCACTGATCAAGGTTTTCGCCCTTGTCACCTTCCTGGTCGTGGGAATTGTGTTCTTAGCCGGGCGATTTCAGATCGACGGGCACGGCACCGGCCCCGGAATATGGGCCAGCCACGGCGGCCTGTTCCCGACCGGTGTGATACCACTGGCGGTGACCGCCTCGGGCGTGGTATTCGCTTAT
The DNA window shown above is from Mycobacterium sp. Aquia_216 and carries:
- the metH gene encoding methionine synthase; the protein is MVIDGAMGTAIQRDRPDEAGYRGERFIEWPTALQGNNDLLNLTQPQIIEGIHREYLEAGADILETNTFNANAVSLSDYDMHELAYELNYAGAALARAAADEYSTPEKPRYVAGAIGPTTRTASISPDVNDPGARNVSYDQLVAAYLEAANGLVDGGADLLIIETIFDSLNAKAAVFAVETLFEDRGRRWPVIISGTITDASGRTLSGQVTEAFWNAIRHARPLAVGLNCALGAPEMRPYIAEMSRIADTYVSCYPNAGLPNAFGEYDESPERQASYIADFAEAGLVNLVGGCCGTAPPHIAEIAKVVEGKPPRVLPDIPVATRLSGLEPLNITDDSLFVNIGERTNITGSARFRNLIKAEDYDSALSVALQQVEVGAQVIDINMDEGMIDGVAAMDRFTKLIAAEPDISRVPVMIDSSKWEVIEAGLKNVQGKPIVNSISMKEGEEKFIREARLCRKYGAAVVVMAFDEQGQADNLERRKEICGRAYRILTEEVGFPAEDIIFDPNCFALATGIEEHATYGIDFIEACAWIKENLPGVHISGGISNVSFSFRGNNPVREAIHAVFLYHAIKAGLDMGIVNAGALVPYDSIDPELRDRIEDVVLNRREDAAERLLEIAERFNKSEKTEDPKAAEWRSFPVRERITHALVKGIDAHVDADTEELRAEIAAAGGRPIEVIEGPLMDGMNVVGDLFGSGKMFLPQVVKSARVMKKAVAYLLPYIEAEKEESGASQDGKAGKDTNGTIIMATVKGDVHDIGKNIVGVVLQCNNFEVIDLGVMVPAEKILAAAKEHEADIIGLSGLITPSLDEMVNFAVEMEREGLEIPLLIGGATTSRAHTAVKVSPRRSGPVVWVKDASRSVPVAAALLDDKQRPALLEATENDYAALRERHAQKNERPMLTLEKARANRTPIEWDGYTPPVPAQGVGVREFHDYDLAELREYIDWQPFFNAWEMKGRFPDILNNPVSGETARKLYDDAQEMLDTLIKEKWLTANGVIGFFPANAVGSGGEDIEVYTDETRSEVLTTLHNLRQQGEHRDGIPNRSLGDYIAPKDTGLADYVGAFAVTAGLGSQDKIAEFKAANDDYSAILLESIADRLAEAFAERMHQRVRKEFWGFQPDEQLDNEALINEKYRGIRPAPGYPACPEHTEKATLWKLMDVRERTGIELTESMAMWPGAAVSGWYFSHPQSQYFVVGRMAQDQVADYAKRKGWTLAEAERWLGPNLGYNPED
- a CDS encoding PAC2 family protein, with the protein product MTPPDRGPEASALPELHNTIVVAAFEGWNDAGDAASDALEHLDAIWEAHPIVEIDDEAYYDYQVNRPVIRQVDGVTRELVWPAMRITHCRPPGSDRDIVLMHGVEPNMRWRTFCAELVAIADKLNVDTVVILGALLADTPHTRPVPVSGAAYSPESAQRFGLQETRYEGPTGIAGVFQDACVAAGIPAVTFWAAVPHYVSHPPNPKATVALLRRVEDVLDIEVPLEDLPAQAEEWEQAVTEMATEDEDLAEYVQSLEQRGDAEVDVNEALGNIDGDALAAEFERYLRRRRPGFGK